In Microbacterium maritypicum, the following are encoded in one genomic region:
- a CDS encoding dihydrofolate reductase family protein produces the protein MSADKTEDASGRILIDLFMTLDGVAQGPGGVGEDTSGGFRFSGWQAGYPSPGMGAEVDDGMRGLDALLLGRRTYDIFASYWPQHTDGPEGHIGRLFDRVPKYVATRDADLALDWQGSSRVGDDLAAEVAALRAAHRKVHVIGSIDFVHTLLAEGLFDELNLWVYPILLGTGKKVFDDDALPSVLRLLQPPITDEAGVMFLRYGRTDRVPEVGTFG, from the coding sequence ATGAGCGCTGACAAGACCGAAGACGCATCCGGCCGCATCCTGATCGACCTCTTCATGACCCTCGACGGTGTCGCGCAAGGACCGGGCGGCGTCGGCGAAGACACGTCGGGTGGTTTCCGCTTCAGCGGCTGGCAGGCGGGATACCCGTCACCCGGTATGGGCGCCGAGGTGGACGACGGGATGCGGGGCCTCGATGCTCTGCTGCTCGGTCGCCGGACGTACGACATCTTCGCGTCGTACTGGCCGCAGCACACCGATGGCCCCGAGGGGCACATCGGCAGGCTGTTCGACCGCGTCCCGAAGTATGTGGCGACGAGAGATGCCGATCTCGCGCTCGACTGGCAGGGCAGCAGCCGGGTCGGGGATGACCTCGCGGCAGAGGTCGCGGCGCTGCGGGCCGCTCATCGCAAGGTGCACGTGATCGGCAGCATCGACTTCGTGCACACGCTGCTCGCCGAGGGGCTCTTCGACGAGCTGAACCTCTGGGTCTATCCGATCCTGCTCGGCACCGGCAAGAAGGTCTTCGACGACGACGCGCTGCCGTCCGTACTGCGGCTCTTGCAGCCGCCGATCACCGACGAGGCCGGCGTGATGTTCCTCCGCTACGGCCGGACCGATCGCGTGCCGGAGGTCGGGACCTTCGGGTAA
- a CDS encoding sensor histidine kinase, protein MPAPAFTRTPTARERRADVILAAVMFVGAVLSAGLSSIAEIYGDEQAPLWWALVYAVVATAPLAFRRRWPGTAAVIVAAAYFTAVTIRVPEIYVGNIVMFLTLYTVGAWMNDRRRAMLVRVGIIVGMFVWLIITMYRDAISEADKADVAAGAMSPYVAFMLIQLLLNVLYFGGAYYFGERSWAAAAQLAVLEQRTVELEREREVTAAQAVALDRVRIARELHDVVAHHVSVMGVQAGAARLVLERDPAEAARILSGVEGSARDAIHELRQLLETLRTPGGETTDAASTLALDDIAELVEASTEAGLPTDYTVIGEPVPVPSLVAVNLYRIAQESLTNARRHAGSGATADVRVRYDDDGVEVEIVNTGRTVAHLRPGLGQLGMRERAAASGGTLEVTSRPLGGMRVRARVPLPTPTGSSVR, encoded by the coding sequence ATGCCTGCCCCTGCGTTCACCCGCACGCCGACCGCGCGCGAACGACGAGCCGATGTCATCCTCGCCGCCGTCATGTTCGTCGGCGCGGTGCTGAGCGCGGGGCTCTCCTCGATCGCAGAGATCTACGGCGACGAGCAGGCACCCCTGTGGTGGGCGCTCGTCTACGCCGTCGTCGCCACCGCTCCCCTGGCGTTCCGCCGCCGCTGGCCCGGGACCGCCGCCGTGATCGTGGCCGCGGCCTATTTCACGGCCGTCACCATCCGCGTCCCCGAGATCTACGTCGGCAACATCGTGATGTTCCTCACGCTGTACACGGTCGGCGCGTGGATGAACGACCGTCGTCGCGCGATGCTGGTGCGGGTCGGGATCATCGTCGGCATGTTCGTGTGGCTGATCATCACGATGTACCGCGACGCGATCAGCGAGGCCGACAAGGCCGATGTCGCCGCCGGAGCCATGTCGCCGTACGTCGCCTTCATGCTCATCCAACTGCTGCTGAACGTGCTCTACTTCGGCGGTGCCTACTACTTCGGCGAGCGCTCCTGGGCGGCAGCTGCGCAGCTGGCCGTGCTCGAGCAGCGCACCGTCGAACTGGAGCGCGAGCGCGAGGTCACCGCGGCGCAGGCCGTCGCCCTCGACCGGGTGCGCATCGCCCGCGAGCTGCACGACGTCGTCGCCCACCACGTGTCGGTGATGGGCGTGCAAGCCGGCGCCGCGCGTCTCGTGCTCGAGCGCGATCCCGCGGAAGCCGCCCGCATCCTCTCCGGCGTCGAGGGCTCGGCGCGCGACGCGATCCATGAGCTGCGCCAGTTGTTGGAGACTCTGCGCACACCGGGCGGCGAGACGACGGATGCGGCATCCACCCTTGCCCTGGACGACATCGCCGAGCTCGTGGAGGCGTCGACCGAGGCCGGGCTGCCCACGGACTACACGGTGATCGGCGAACCCGTGCCCGTGCCGTCACTGGTCGCGGTGAACCTGTACCGGATCGCCCAGGAGTCGCTCACGAACGCCCGCCGTCACGCCGGCAGCGGAGCGACCGCCGACGTCCGCGTGCGGTACGACGACGACGGCGTGGAGGTCGAGATCGTCAACACCGGGCGTACGGTCGCCCACCTCCGTCCGGGGCTCGGGCAGCTGGGGATGCGGGAGCGCGCCGCGGCATCCGGAGGCACGCTCGAGGTGACGTCTCGACCGCTGGGCGGGATGCGTGTGCGCGCCCGCGTGCCACTCCCGACACCGACCGGATCGAGCGTGCGATGA
- a CDS encoding response regulator translates to MSEPIRVLLVDDHALLRAGFRTILDTQPDITVVGEASSGADAVAQASALRPDVITMDVQMPDMDGIEATRRIVADPAVEAAIAIVTTFDRDDYLYQALDAGASGFLLKNAGAEDLIAAVRALAAGDGMLAPEVTRRVLARFAATPAPTRTAVPIDSGATPKATLIEPLTDREAEVLTLLADARSNAEIARALYIGEATVKTHVSRILQKLGARDRVQAVVLAHRMGLA, encoded by the coding sequence ATGAGCGAACCGATCCGCGTGCTGCTGGTCGACGACCACGCGCTGCTGCGCGCCGGCTTCCGCACCATCCTCGACACCCAGCCCGACATCACGGTGGTCGGCGAGGCCTCATCGGGAGCAGACGCCGTGGCGCAGGCATCCGCGCTCCGCCCCGACGTGATCACGATGGACGTGCAGATGCCGGACATGGACGGCATAGAGGCGACCCGTCGCATCGTCGCCGACCCCGCGGTCGAAGCCGCCATCGCGATCGTCACGACATTCGACAGGGACGACTACCTGTATCAGGCGCTGGATGCCGGAGCCAGCGGATTCCTGCTCAAGAACGCCGGCGCCGAGGATCTGATCGCCGCCGTCCGCGCTCTGGCGGCCGGCGACGGGATGCTCGCCCCCGAGGTGACCCGGCGAGTCCTCGCGCGGTTCGCCGCGACTCCCGCACCGACACGGACGGCTGTTCCGATCGACAGCGGCGCGACCCCGAAGGCCACGCTCATCGAGCCGCTCACCGACCGCGAGGCGGAGGTGCTGACACTGCTCGCCGATGCGCGGAGCAATGCCGAGATCGCGCGCGCGCTGTACATCGGCGAGGCCACGGTCAAGACGCACGTCTCCCGCATCCTGCAGAAGCTCGGTGCCCGCGATCGTGTGCAGGCCGTCGTGCTCGCGCACCGCATGGGGCTCGCGTAG
- a CDS encoding benzoate/H(+) symporter BenE family transporter, which yields MPETAPLSRPILAGVVTALVGFTSSFAVVLTGLDAVGADAAQAASGLLAVSLMMGLACVVLAWRYRMPITVAWSTPGAALLVATGTVEGGWPAAVGAFLVAAALILLTALWPALGALIARIPPSIAQAMLAGVLLPLCLAPITGIVANPWGVIPVVLTWLVFARLAPRWAVPLAFVAAAVVVAVSLIGASLVDGGAPFDPAVLLPRLEFTAPTFTVGALVGLALPLFIVTMASQNVPGIAIMRSFGYEVPWRPAMLVTGLGTALGATAGGHAINLAAISAALAASPDADPDPKRRWVAGVSTGASYLVLAVFSAAFAALVVLAPTAVIPAVAGLALFAAFGSSVQQAIDDPGERIPAVVTFLVAASGIAVFGVSAAFWALVAGLVVRTVLHTGRR from the coding sequence ATGCCCGAAACCGCACCCCTGTCCCGCCCGATCCTGGCGGGGGTGGTGACGGCACTCGTCGGATTCACCAGCTCGTTCGCGGTCGTGCTGACGGGTCTGGATGCGGTCGGGGCGGATGCGGCCCAAGCGGCGAGCGGACTGCTCGCCGTGAGCCTGATGATGGGCCTCGCGTGCGTCGTGCTCGCGTGGCGGTATCGGATGCCGATCACGGTCGCGTGGTCCACTCCCGGTGCCGCGTTGCTGGTGGCGACGGGCACCGTCGAGGGCGGCTGGCCGGCGGCGGTCGGGGCCTTCCTCGTGGCCGCCGCACTCATCCTGCTCACGGCACTGTGGCCGGCACTCGGAGCTCTCATCGCCCGCATCCCGCCGTCGATCGCGCAGGCGATGCTGGCCGGCGTGCTGCTCCCGCTGTGCCTGGCGCCGATCACGGGCATCGTCGCGAACCCCTGGGGCGTCATCCCGGTCGTGCTCACCTGGCTGGTGTTCGCCCGGCTCGCGCCGCGGTGGGCGGTTCCGCTCGCGTTCGTCGCGGCGGCCGTGGTCGTGGCGGTGTCGCTGATCGGCGCTTCCCTGGTGGACGGCGGGGCGCCGTTCGACCCCGCCGTCCTGCTGCCTCGCCTCGAGTTCACGGCGCCGACGTTCACGGTCGGGGCGCTGGTGGGGCTCGCGCTGCCGCTGTTCATCGTGACCATGGCCTCGCAGAACGTGCCGGGCATCGCCATCATGCGCAGCTTCGGCTACGAGGTGCCGTGGCGTCCGGCCATGCTCGTCACCGGCCTCGGCACCGCGCTCGGGGCGACGGCGGGCGGTCATGCCATCAACCTCGCAGCGATCAGCGCGGCCCTCGCCGCCTCACCGGATGCCGACCCCGACCCGAAGCGACGGTGGGTCGCCGGCGTCTCGACCGGGGCGTCGTACCTGGTGCTCGCGGTGTTCTCCGCTGCCTTCGCCGCTCTCGTGGTGCTCGCGCCCACCGCCGTGATCCCCGCGGTCGCCGGCCTCGCACTGTTCGCGGCGTTCGGCTCATCCGTGCAGCAGGCCATCGACGATCCGGGCGAGCGCATCCCCGCGGTCGTGACCTTCCTGGTCGCGGCATCCGGCATCGCCGTCTTCGGCGTCAGCGCCGCGTTCTGGGCCCTCGTCGCCGGTCTCGTCGTGCGCACGGTGCTGCACACCGGTCGTCGCTAG
- a CDS encoding ABC transporter ATP-binding protein: MLELSGITKSYGSRRVLDDVSFTVAPGRLTGFVGGNGAGKTTTMRIVLGLLSSDGGTVNLDGAPLTTADRRRFGYMPEERGLYPKMKVLEQIVYLARLHGFGKQDATDRATELLTELGLGERLNDTIESLSLGNQQRAQIAASLVHDPEVLILDEPFSGLDPLAVDVVAGVLQSSAAKGASILFSSHQLDVVERLCDDLVILAGGTIRASGSRDALRAEHARDRYELVSAGDAGWLRTEPGVTVVDFEGGYALFDADGPETAQRVLHSAVQRGDVASFAPKHPSLAQIFKEVIQ; this comes from the coding sequence ATGCTCGAACTCTCCGGCATCACCAAGAGCTACGGCTCTCGGCGCGTGCTCGACGATGTGTCCTTCACGGTGGCCCCCGGCCGCCTGACGGGCTTCGTCGGCGGCAACGGCGCCGGCAAGACCACCACCATGCGCATCGTCCTGGGACTGTTGTCCTCCGACGGCGGCACGGTCAACCTCGATGGCGCTCCGCTCACGACGGCGGACCGCCGCCGCTTCGGCTACATGCCCGAGGAGCGTGGCCTCTACCCGAAGATGAAGGTGCTCGAGCAGATCGTGTACCTCGCCCGCCTGCACGGCTTCGGCAAGCAGGATGCGACCGACCGGGCGACGGAGCTCCTCACCGAGCTCGGCCTCGGCGAACGACTGAACGACACGATCGAGTCGCTGTCGCTCGGCAACCAGCAGCGTGCGCAGATCGCTGCCTCGCTCGTGCACGACCCCGAGGTGCTGATCCTCGACGAGCCGTTCTCCGGCCTCGACCCGCTCGCGGTCGATGTGGTCGCCGGCGTGCTGCAGTCCAGCGCCGCGAAGGGCGCATCGATCCTGTTCTCCTCCCACCAGCTCGACGTGGTCGAGCGCCTGTGCGACGACCTCGTCATCCTCGCCGGCGGCACGATCCGCGCCTCCGGCTCGCGCGATGCGCTGCGCGCCGAGCATGCCCGTGACCGCTACGAGCTCGTCTCCGCCGGAGACGCCGGATGGCTGCGCACCGAGCCCGGTGTGACGGTCGTCGACTTCGAGGGCGGCTATGCCCTGTTCGACGCCGACGGCCCTGAGACGGCGCAGCGGGTGCTGCACTCCGCCGTGCAGCGCGGCGACGTCGCGAGCTTCGCGCCGAAGCATCCGTCCCTCGCCCAGATCTTCAAGGAGGTCATCCAGTGA
- a CDS encoding ABC transporter permease: protein MSTPAPVRSTNGIWLVAEREIGSKLRSKAFLISTGILLVLALAGIILGGFASKNTETTPIAATAETAAAVSAIPGFEVTEVADQAAAEELVRDDKVDAAVLPGDGPSGYTIIALQDAPSSLVSALSQSPDVVILEPVTTNPLLRYFIAIAFGLVFMMAAATFGGTIAQSVVEEKQTRVVEVLLSAIPARTLLAGKVIGNTVLAMGQILALAAVATIGLIVTGQREVLTTLGAPIIWFAVFFLFGFILLAAMFAAAASMVSRQEDIGSTTTPITMLIMAPYILVIVFNDNPLVLTIMSYVPFSAPVGMPMRLFVGEAQWWEPLLSLVILLASCVAAIAIGAKIYENSLLRMGSRVKLRDALRA, encoded by the coding sequence GTGAGCACCCCTGCCCCCGTCCGCAGCACCAACGGCATCTGGCTCGTCGCCGAGCGCGAGATCGGATCGAAGCTGCGCAGCAAGGCCTTCCTGATCTCGACCGGCATCCTGCTGGTGCTCGCCCTCGCCGGCATCATCCTCGGTGGCTTCGCGAGCAAGAACACCGAGACGACGCCGATCGCCGCGACCGCGGAGACCGCCGCCGCCGTCTCCGCCATCCCGGGCTTCGAAGTCACCGAGGTGGCCGACCAGGCCGCCGCCGAGGAACTCGTGCGCGACGACAAGGTCGACGCCGCGGTGCTGCCCGGCGACGGGCCCTCGGGGTACACGATCATCGCGCTGCAGGATGCGCCGAGCTCGCTGGTCTCAGCACTGTCCCAGTCGCCCGACGTCGTGATCCTCGAGCCGGTCACGACGAACCCGCTCCTGCGCTACTTCATCGCGATCGCGTTCGGTCTCGTGTTCATGATGGCCGCCGCGACGTTCGGCGGCACCATCGCGCAGAGCGTCGTGGAAGAGAAGCAGACCCGCGTGGTCGAGGTGCTGCTGTCGGCGATCCCGGCGCGCACACTGCTGGCCGGCAAGGTCATCGGCAACACGGTGCTCGCGATGGGGCAGATCCTCGCCCTCGCGGCCGTCGCCACGATCGGGCTGATCGTCACCGGTCAACGCGAGGTGCTCACGACGCTCGGAGCGCCGATCATCTGGTTCGCCGTGTTCTTCCTGTTCGGCTTCATCCTGCTGGCGGCGATGTTCGCGGCCGCGGCGTCGATGGTCTCCCGCCAGGAAGACATCGGGTCGACGACCACGCCGATCACGATGCTGATCATGGCGCCGTACATCCTGGTCATCGTGTTCAACGACAACCCGCTGGTGCTGACGATCATGTCGTACGTGCCGTTCTCGGCCCCGGTCGGCATGCCGATGCGCCTGTTCGTCGGCGAAGCGCAGTGGTGGGAGCCGCTGCTGAGCCTGGTGATCCTGCTCGCGAGCTGCGTGGCCGCGATCGCCATCGGCGCGAAGATCTACGAGAACTCGCTGCTGCGCATGGGTTCGCGGGTCAAGCTCAGGGACGCACTGCGCGCCTGA
- a CDS encoding proline dehydrogenase family protein yields the protein MPVAADTTIPRTEDVAALVQRWLVESETHPVEPAAQRLSEVLKDPNGLAFTVGFVDGVMRPEDLRVAGRKLAEISEITPTLLPGYLRAAIKTGGFWAPKLPGVVVPISRRVLRAMVGHLVLDATPAKLGPAIAKLRKSGNRLNLNLLGEAVLGEREAGHRLQGTRDFLARDDVDYVSIKVSSVVSQLSMWSFDEAVADVVEKLTPLYELAAKAEAKGKAKFINLDMEEYRDLDLTIAAFTSILDQPGLANLEAGIVLQAYLPDALGAMQHLQEWATARRAKGGAPIKVRVVKGANLAMEEVDAAIHGWPLATYGTKQDSDTNYKRVLDWAMTPERLDAVRIGVAGHNLFDIAYTWLLAQARGVADPDSADPLVEYEMLLGMATGQAEAVRKDVGRLLLYTPVVNPAEFDVAIAYLVRRLEENASPENFMSAVFELASNPTLLTRERERFERSLAALATDEPEFVPAPHRVQDRTAEAPAGTTVGFENQADTDPAIAANRAWGREILGRSVGSRLGLDTIAIAKVETDAELDGIFDAATAAAEKWAALPAADRAAVLHRAGDELAARRGQLIEIMAHEAGKTIAESDPEISEAIDFAHYYAERAKDLETVSGAEFMPSKVTVVTPPWNFPVAIPAGGVLAGLASGSAVIIKPAKLTQRCGAVMVEALWAAGVPRDLLALVDLASRDLGTRLVAGPAVDRVILTGAYETAQLFRSFRSDLPLLAETSGKNAIIVTPSADLDLAAADVARSAFGHAGQKCSAASLAILVGSVADSKRFERQLVDAVTSMRVGLPDDPATQMGPIIEPANGKLLTALTKLEKGEHWLVKPRKLDDEGKQWTPGVKTGVREGSYFHLTEFFGPVLGIMHAKDLDEALRLQNAVDYGLTAGIHSLDSDEVATWLDRVEAGNLYVNRGITGAIVQRQPFGGWKRSAVGAGAKAGGPNYLFGLGEWTPAELPAVAPGAAVVPAVGALLDAAGAELDAVEADWLQRAAASDERAWVDEFGAVSDKSGLGVERNLFRYRPVAIDVRIAENSPLVDGIRVLAAALRSGSPFTVSAPALPSRVEKALRAHGVTVKHESDAAWTKRYAKAANSWHRVRLVGGDAAALHQALDGSPDVAVWSHAVTGAGRVEMLPFLHEQAVSITNHRFGNPTTLADGVI from the coding sequence GCAGCGCCTGTCGGAGGTGCTCAAGGACCCGAACGGGCTCGCGTTCACGGTCGGCTTCGTCGACGGCGTGATGCGTCCGGAAGACCTGCGCGTGGCGGGTCGCAAGCTCGCCGAGATCTCGGAGATCACCCCGACCCTCCTGCCCGGCTACCTGCGGGCCGCGATCAAGACCGGCGGCTTCTGGGCGCCGAAGCTCCCCGGTGTCGTCGTGCCGATCTCGCGCCGCGTGCTGCGGGCCATGGTCGGGCACCTCGTGCTCGATGCCACCCCGGCCAAGCTCGGGCCCGCGATCGCGAAGCTGCGCAAGAGCGGAAATCGCCTGAACCTCAACCTGCTCGGGGAGGCCGTGCTCGGCGAGCGCGAAGCCGGGCACCGCCTGCAGGGCACGCGCGACTTCCTGGCCCGCGACGACGTCGACTACGTCTCGATCAAGGTCTCCAGCGTCGTGAGCCAGCTGTCGATGTGGTCGTTCGACGAGGCCGTGGCGGATGTCGTCGAGAAGCTGACCCCGCTCTACGAACTCGCCGCGAAGGCCGAAGCCAAAGGCAAGGCCAAGTTCATCAACCTCGACATGGAGGAGTACCGCGACCTCGACCTCACGATCGCGGCCTTCACGAGCATCCTCGACCAGCCGGGGCTGGCGAACCTCGAGGCCGGCATCGTGCTGCAGGCCTACCTGCCCGACGCCCTCGGCGCCATGCAGCACCTGCAGGAGTGGGCTACGGCCCGCCGCGCGAAGGGCGGGGCGCCGATCAAGGTGCGCGTCGTCAAGGGCGCGAACCTCGCGATGGAAGAGGTCGACGCGGCGATCCACGGCTGGCCGCTCGCGACCTACGGCACCAAGCAGGACTCCGACACCAACTACAAGCGGGTGCTCGACTGGGCGATGACCCCCGAGCGACTGGATGCCGTGCGTATCGGCGTCGCGGGGCACAACCTGTTCGACATCGCCTACACCTGGCTGCTCGCGCAGGCTCGCGGGGTCGCTGACCCTGACAGTGCCGACCCGCTCGTCGAATACGAGATGCTGCTGGGCATGGCGACGGGTCAGGCCGAGGCCGTCCGCAAGGACGTCGGCCGCCTGCTGCTCTACACACCGGTCGTCAACCCGGCCGAGTTCGACGTGGCGATCGCGTACCTGGTGCGCCGTCTCGAGGAGAACGCCAGCCCCGAGAACTTCATGTCGGCGGTGTTCGAGCTGGCCTCCAACCCGACGCTCCTCACCCGGGAGCGGGAGCGCTTCGAGCGCTCGCTCGCCGCCCTCGCCACCGACGAGCCGGAGTTCGTCCCGGCACCCCACCGCGTGCAGGACCGTACCGCGGAAGCTCCCGCCGGCACGACCGTGGGCTTCGAGAACCAGGCCGACACCGACCCGGCCATCGCCGCGAATCGTGCGTGGGGCCGCGAGATCCTCGGCCGTTCGGTCGGGTCGAGGCTGGGCCTCGACACCATCGCGATCGCCAAGGTCGAGACGGATGCCGAGCTCGACGGCATCTTCGACGCCGCGACCGCGGCCGCTGAGAAGTGGGCCGCCCTGCCCGCCGCCGACCGCGCCGCCGTGCTGCACCGTGCCGGAGACGAGCTCGCCGCGCGCCGTGGACAGCTCATCGAGATCATGGCCCATGAGGCGGGCAAGACCATCGCCGAGTCCGACCCCGAGATCAGCGAGGCCATCGACTTCGCGCACTACTACGCCGAGCGCGCCAAGGACCTCGAGACCGTCTCGGGCGCCGAGTTCATGCCGTCGAAGGTCACCGTGGTCACGCCGCCGTGGAACTTCCCGGTCGCGATCCCCGCCGGTGGTGTGCTCGCGGGTCTGGCCTCGGGATCGGCCGTGATCATCAAGCCGGCCAAGCTCACCCAGCGCTGCGGTGCCGTGATGGTCGAGGCGCTGTGGGCCGCCGGCGTGCCGCGCGACCTGCTCGCGCTCGTCGACCTCGCCTCCCGCGACCTGGGCACGCGCCTCGTCGCCGGGCCCGCGGTGGACCGTGTGATCCTCACGGGTGCGTACGAGACGGCGCAGCTGTTCCGCTCGTTCCGCTCCGACCTGCCGCTGCTCGCCGAGACCAGTGGCAAGAACGCGATCATCGTCACCCCCTCCGCCGACCTCGACCTCGCGGCCGCCGATGTGGCCCGCAGCGCGTTCGGTCACGCCGGGCAGAAGTGCTCCGCCGCATCACTGGCGATCCTCGTGGGATCGGTCGCCGACTCCAAGCGGTTCGAGCGTCAGCTGGTGGATGCCGTGACCTCGATGCGCGTCGGACTGCCCGACGACCCGGCTACGCAGATGGGCCCGATCATCGAGCCCGCGAACGGCAAGCTCCTCACCGCGCTCACGAAGCTGGAGAAGGGCGAGCACTGGCTCGTGAAGCCGCGCAAGCTCGACGACGAGGGGAAGCAGTGGACTCCTGGCGTCAAGACCGGCGTGCGTGAGGGCTCCTACTTCCACCTGACCGAGTTCTTCGGCCCGGTGCTCGGCATCATGCACGCCAAGGACCTGGACGAGGCCCTGCGCCTGCAGAACGCGGTCGACTACGGCCTGACCGCCGGCATCCACTCGCTCGATTCCGATGAGGTCGCCACCTGGCTCGACCGGGTCGAGGCCGGCAACCTGTACGTGAACCGCGGCATCACCGGCGCGATCGTGCAGCGGCAGCCGTTCGGCGGCTGGAAGCGCTCGGCCGTCGGCGCCGGAGCCAAGGCCGGCGGGCCGAACTACCTCTTCGGCCTCGGCGAGTGGACCCCGGCGGAGCTTCCGGCGGTCGCGCCCGGCGCTGCCGTCGTCCCCGCGGTCGGCGCGCTGCTCGACGCGGCGGGTGCCGAGCTCGACGCCGTCGAGGCGGACTGGTTGCAGCGGGCCGCGGCATCCGACGAGCGCGCCTGGGTCGACGAGTTCGGAGCCGTGAGCGACAAGTCCGGCCTCGGGGTCGAGCGCAACCTGTTCCGCTACCGTCCGGTCGCGATCGACGTGCGCATCGCCGAGAACTCCCCGCTCGTCGACGGCATCCGTGTGCTCGCCGCCGCCCTGCGCAGCGGCAGCCCGTTCACGGTGTCGGCTCCGGCCCTGCCCTCGCGCGTCGAGAAGGCGCTTCGCGCGCACGGCGTCACGGTGAAGCACGAATCGGATGCGGCCTGGACCAAGCGCTACGCCAAGGCCGCGAACTCGTGGCACCGCGTGCGTCTGGTCGGCGGCGACGCCGCAGCGCTGCATCAGGCACTCGACGGCAGCCCCGATGTGGCGGTCTGGTCGCACGCCGTGACCGGTGCCGGCCGCGTCGAGATGCTGCCGTTCCTGCACGAGCAGGCCGTCTCGATCACGAACCACCGCTTCGGCAACCCGACCACGCTCGCCGACGGCGTGATCTGA